The DNA region ctttactattttttttataagcaaaatAAAACCTTTACCATACCAAAGATTAAACGGTCTATAAGCTTGACAATGCACAATAGAATGAGAAATCAAAGTACACATACGTTATGTGGCCAACGAATTAATAATGAGCCAACAACTAGAACCATGAATTAAGTCTACCAATGTTCGAACCAGATTAAACAAGTGTCATCCTTTGATCTTAAAAACCAGAACCAACAATCATGTTGGACACAAATTCAACTAAGTTGACGGATGTCAAGCAGCAATGTCCTTAAACTCTGTTTCTTAATCCTTGTAATTTCTATATATACAACTGACATTCCTCCACAAACAAATCTGCTACAAACTAACCACAACATTCTAAGTAACCCATCATCttatatccttaaaaaaaaaacatagcaaCGGATTGCTTACCTGAAACTCGCTAAAGTTTGCCTTGACCTCCCTTTCCATAGCCAACGCAGCCACCGACCGCGCAAACCTCTCCGTCTCCGCATCATCTATATCCACACGCACCAATTGCTCCCCACAACCTCTGCACCGCCCAGCCGAATCCACATTCGCCCTCTTCACAACCCAATCCCCCTTCCCAATCCACCCCAAACCATGCCATCCTCCCCCGTTCCTCGACACCGCCTCTTTCACTCTCCCCACCTCCGAATTCACCTCTCCCACCTCCCTAGCCTTCCCACTGCTGAACCAACCCTCGATAAACTTCACCGTCGATTTGCCAACGCTCCTCACCGAATTCCTCAACTTATGCAAATACCCATAAACCCTCTCTCCCCTCCCCGTCTCCGCGCTCACCTTCAACAACGCAGCAAGCTCTGATTCCTCCACACTCACCCCCATCACACCCATATGCTCCTCCACCTCATACGCCTTCTCCGCCTCCAAATTCTCACAGAAACACATCAATGCCGGGTCATACGTGCGCAATCTCGGCGCAGTTCCATACTTCCACATGCTCTTGACCAAGCCGAAAGCATAATCCCCGTCTCCCTTCGCCGCGGCTAGGCGAGCGACGGCGGTGATCGAGGCCTCATTGGGGTGGACGTTGTTTGACAGCATGTGGTCGAATATGCGAAAGCCGTGGTCCAAAGCTAAGGTTTTCAGTGATGCGTCTGTGACTGTGTTGGAGCAGAGGTAGAGGAGGGCATTGAAGTGGTGCTGGTTCAGGCGCAAGCCTTGTAAAATTGCGGTCTCGTAAAGGGAGATTGCGCTGCGCAGGTCGTTGTTCTTGGTGCATAGAGTGAGGTCCGAATGGAATTCGGATTCTGGGGTCtggttctttttcttcttcttgtccttGATGGATGGTCGGTTTGGGAAGTTGGTGGTCTCCATTGATGCAAGTCTGAGCAAAAACCCCCAGAGCctcaaaaaccctaattttggtATAGGTATATTGGGCTTGGCCTCTGTATGGcttttatttttgaagattGTACAACAAAATTGGGCTTAAATAAAGTTCAGTCCGACCCAAAGGTTATATGAAAAAGTTTATAGGGCATTTTTAATAAGAGAAATACtcttctaaaaaaacaaatacttttCACAAAACAATTctgaaaaactaaaacaaaaaatattcttaaaaaaaataataaatgctgtattttttttttcaggagtAGAAATTATctatgtataattttttttttttttttaggcaccTTCAGCTATCAAAGTTCTGGGATTGGGGGAAGAAATTGCTTAGTCGACATTCTAGAGCTACTGTAGTAAGAGATAAGTGAGTCgcttacaaaggttttgtaattgtGGACTTCTTATAATTAAACTCTTCTACATAGTGGATAAGTTTCTTAGATTTGATTGCCCCTGTatgattttacttttaaagagttACTTAAGAGATTTATATTTCGCCACCAAAAGTTTTGTATTGgttgttttaatattttgcttgattTTAGTACTTATATCTATGGTGTTTTGCAGTGGCGGATATAGGCTGGGGCCGGGCACCACTTCAAAAATCctgaaagaaaaagattttggAGCAGTAGTGTTTTAAGTTTTCTGATGCCTACCCTtcctcttccttttgttttcttctcttcttcttttttttcttctctcactcaacttcttcttctcttgcCCCTACTCTCCCTCCTCCTAATGTTTTCATGCCCCTACCTCTTCTAGTGTTCCtcctcctttcttcttcttctctcgcTCAGCTTCTCTCTTCCATCTCTCTCCTCTGGTCCTCCTCATGCTTCCcctcttttctccattttcctCAAACAGTTTATTTCTCTTTcaacattttttgtttgtttgtttgtttgtttttttttttttttgggttaatttcAACCAGTTTAATTGGTTTAAACGCTGCCCActctaaacaaaaaca from Corylus avellana chromosome ca10, CavTom2PMs-1.0 includes:
- the LOC132163669 gene encoding proteinaceous RNase P 2-like; the encoded protein is METTNFPNRPSIKDKKKKKNQTPESEFHSDLTLCTKNNDLRSAISLYETAILQGLRLNQHHFNALLYLCSNTVTDASLKTLALDHGFRIFDHMLSNNVHPNEASITAVARLAAAKGDGDYAFGLVKSMWKYGTAPRLRTYDPALMCFCENLEAEKAYEVEEHMGVMGVSVEESELAALLKVSAETGRGERVYGYLHKLRNSVRSVGKSTVKFIEGWFSSGKAREVGEVNSEVGRVKEAVSRNGGGWHGLGWIGKGDWVVKRANVDSAGRCRGCGEQLVRVDIDDAETERFARSVAALAMEREVKANFSEFQGWLEKHADFEFIVDGANIGLYQQNFADGGFSVSQLDAVVKELYNRSGNKWPLVVLHNKRLPSLLENPSQRKLVEEWMDKGVLYMTPTGSNDDWYWLYAAVKVQCLLVTNDEMRDHIFELLGSSFFLKWKERHQVRYTFGKGNVKLQMPPSYSSVIQESEKGSWHVPIAADSDNECEESSRTWLCITRPSACEASDEVPTNVESSENGHPISNLASTNPSKSESVTSSNGLHCSAESFQFSEEVPINKATSSTGKRKERSPSPSN